The nucleotide sequence GCTCGGTGCGGGCGTGGGGGAGACCGGTCATCGGACGAATTCGGCGGCGCCGTTGGCGAGATCCAGCAGCGGTGCCGGTGCGACCCCGAGCACCAGGGTGGCGACGACGCCGATCATCAGCGCCGCCGTGGTCAGCCCGCCCGGCAGCGACACCGCCGGGGTGGACTCGCCGGGCTCGGAGAGCCACATCAGCACCACGACCCGCAGGTACGGGAAGGCCAGGACCATGCTGGTCAGCACACCGGCGATCACCAGCCAGGCCTGCCCGGCGTCCAGGGCCGCCCCGAAGACCGCGAACTTGCTGGTGAACCCGCTGGTCATCGGGATGCCGGCGAAGGCCAGCAGCAGGAAGGTGAAGATCCCGGCATAGAGCGGGGACCGCCGGCCCAGCCCGGCCCACCGGGACAGGTGGGTCGCCTCGCCGTCGGCGTCCCGAACCAGGGTCACCACGCCGAACGCGGCGAGCACGGTGAAGCCGTACGCGACGAGGTAGAACATCGTGCTGGACAGGCCGTCCTTGGAGATCACCAGGGCGCCGACCAGCAGGTAGCCGGCGTTCGCCACCGAGGAGTACGCCAGCAGCCGCTTGATGTCGGTCTGGGTGACCGCCAGCACCGCCCCGACCAGCATGGTCAGCACCGCCACGGCACCGAGCACCGGGGTGAAGTCCCAGCTCGCCCCGGAGAACCCGACGTGCAGCACCCGGAGCAGACCGCCGAACGCGGCGACCTTGGTGCAGGCGGCCATGAAGCCGGTGATCGGGGTCGGTGCGCCCTGGTAGACGTCGGGGGTCCAGACGTGGAACGGCGCAGCCGCGATCTTGAACAGCAGGCCGATGGAGAGCAGCGCCAGCCCGGCGAAGAGCAGCACCTCGCTGGCACCCGAGTCGGTCACCGCGGCCCGGATGGTGGCGAAGTCGACCCCGCCACCGGAGTTGCTGCCACCGGCACCGACCGTGAAGCCGTAGACCAGCGCCATGCCGAAGAGGAAGAACGCCGAGGCGTACGAGCCGAGCAGGAAGTACTTCAGCGCCGACTCCTGGCTCAGCAGCCGCCGGCGCCGGGCCAGCGCGCAGAGCAGGTAGAGCGGCAGCGAGAACGCCTCCAGCGCGATGAACATCGTCAGCAGGTCGTTAGCGGCGACGAAGAGCAGCATGCCGGAGACGGCGAAGAGGGTCAGCGGGTAGACCTCGGTCGCACCGCCCTCGTCGGCCGCCTGCCGCTGGTCCTCCGGCGACCCGACGGTGACCGCGGCGTGCGCGACGAACGCGCCGCCACGCTGCACCGACCGCTCGCCGATCAGCATCAGCGCCATCGCGGACAGCACCAGGATCGAGCCCTGGAGGAAGAGCGTCGGGCCGTCGACCGCGACCGCCGCGCCGGCGGTGACCAGCCGGTCCCGCGCGTTCAGCACCACCGCGACCAGGGCGCCGGTCACCGCCAGCAGGCCGAGCACGAGCTGCGTGTAGTGCCGGCTCTTCCGGGGGACGAACGCCTCGACCAGGATGCCGAGCACGGAGGCTCCGAAGAGCACCAGGATCGGTGCCAGAGCCGCGTAGTCGATGTCCGGCAGCTTGAGATCCATTATCGGACCTTCCTTACGTACGCGACTGGCAGCCGGCTCACCGGTGTGCCTCCTGGACGGTGCCCACCGTCGGCGCCGGGTCCTGCTTGCCGAGGTCCTGTTCCATGGTGGCCTGGACGGCGGGGTTGATGACGTCGGTGACCGGCTTGGGATAGAAGCCGAGCAGCAGCAGCAACGCGATCAGCGGGGCGACCACGACCTTCTCCCGCACCGACAGGTCCCGGCGCATCCCCTCCACCCCGGACAGCGCCGGGTTGAGCGTGCCCTGGGTGGTCCGCTGGATCATCCAGAGCACGTACGCGGCGGCCAGGATGATCCCGACGGTGGCGATGATCGCGACCGGCTTGTTCACCGTGTAGGTGCCGATAAGCACCAGGAACTCGGAGATGAACGGCGCCGTGCCGGGCAGCGCCAGCGAGGCGAGACCGGCGAAGAAGAACACCCCGGCGAGCAGCGGCACCAGCTTGCCGGCGCCACCGAAGTCGGTGATCAGCGCGGAGCCGCGCCGGGCGACGAGCATCCCGACGACCAGGAAGAGCAGGCCGGTGGCGAGGCCGTGGTTGACCATGTAGAGCACCGCACCGGTGCCGGCCTGGGTGGTGAAGGCGAAGAGCCCGACCCCGATGAAGCCGAAGTGCGCGATCGAGGTGTAGGAGACCAGCCGCTTGAGGTCGTTCTGCCCGACCGCCAGCAGGGCGGCGTAGATGATCCCGATCAGCGCCAGCGCGATGGCGTACGGGGCGAACCACTTCGACGCCTCGGGGAAGAGCGGCAGGCAGTACCGCAGGATGCCGAAGGTGCCGACCTTGTCGAGTACCCCGACCAGCAGTGCGGCGGCCCCGGCCGGCGCGGCACCACCGGCGTCCGGCAGCCAGGTGTGGAACGGGAAGAACGGCGCCTTGATCGCGAAGGCGAGGAAGAAGCCGAGGAAGAGCCAGCGCTCGGTGCCGGTGGAGATGTCCACCTGGGTAA is from Micromonospora sp. WMMD1102 and encodes:
- a CDS encoding NADH-quinone oxidoreductase subunit M, encoding MSDFPFLSVLTVAPLVGALVVVFLPASRGELAKRIALGWSLGVLVLSVLMWVAFSAGGDRFQFRESYSWIPRWGVNFTFAADGIALVMLMLIALLVPLVILASWHDAEKSKRSVPVYFALLLFLECTMIGVFAAADVFLFYVFFEVMLVPMYFLIGSYGGHQRQYAAVKFFLYSLVGGLFMLAAVIGLWVVGGKTFDWQALTQVDISTGTERWLFLGFFLAFAIKAPFFPFHTWLPDAGGAAPAGAAALLVGVLDKVGTFGILRYCLPLFPEASKWFAPYAIALALIGIIYAALLAVGQNDLKRLVSYTSIAHFGFIGVGLFAFTTQAGTGAVLYMVNHGLATGLLFLVVGMLVARRGSALITDFGGAGKLVPLLAGVFFFAGLASLALPGTAPFISEFLVLIGTYTVNKPVAIIATVGIILAAAYVLWMIQRTTQGTLNPALSGVEGMRRDLSVREKVVVAPLIALLLLLGFYPKPVTDVINPAVQATMEQDLGKQDPAPTVGTVQEAHR
- the nuoN gene encoding NADH-quinone oxidoreductase subunit NuoN, with the translated sequence MMDLKLPDIDYAALAPILVLFGASVLGILVEAFVPRKSRHYTQLVLGLLAVTGALVAVVLNARDRLVTAGAAVAVDGPTLFLQGSILVLSAMALMLIGERSVQRGGAFVAHAAVTVGSPEDQRQAADEGGATEVYPLTLFAVSGMLLFVAANDLLTMFIALEAFSLPLYLLCALARRRRLLSQESALKYFLLGSYASAFFLFGMALVYGFTVGAGGSNSGGGVDFATIRAAVTDSGASEVLLFAGLALLSIGLLFKIAAAPFHVWTPDVYQGAPTPITGFMAACTKVAAFGGLLRVLHVGFSGASWDFTPVLGAVAVLTMLVGAVLAVTQTDIKRLLAYSSVANAGYLLVGALVISKDGLSSTMFYLVAYGFTVLAAFGVVTLVRDADGEATHLSRWAGLGRRSPLYAGIFTFLLLAFAGIPMTSGFTSKFAVFGAALDAGQAWLVIAGVLTSMVLAFPYLRVVVLMWLSEPGESTPAVSLPGGLTTAALMIGVVATLVLGVAPAPLLDLANGAAEFVR